A region of Microbacterium suwonense DNA encodes the following proteins:
- a CDS encoding DUF3500 domain-containing protein, whose protein sequence is MSDHSAQNDIDDFFSTDRVAGREGAVELSAKSYREHLIGLDDPMLADVRGMDYEQFTSDRYRAPFLRELLEYWKGLYDEPFVGITTDGERREGLYALPASADSDTAPADAASALLDLLTPGQRAKLCYPVDAAEWRGWSNPEFVFFRIGLRLEEQSDEVVRAALGLVRASLSPAGYERVTEAMALNGYLGELVDLPTIMNDRSYWFALYGTPSSGEPWGWQLFGHHVAVHFVSVGGRHVIAPVFLGAEPALSDGERPPLFEEREQLAIGLAQSLDAAQRRHAVVYRSVLDPAMPEGRLHPADERHVAGAFRDNRIIPYEGIAASELGDEQWAALRAIAEDFLLLLKEGQRELALAEFDAHREETHFSWYGATDGTQPFYFRIHSPVILAELDHHAGVWLNNRLPARFHVHTTLRMPNGNDYGRALRDQWKIAHDRPGL, encoded by the coding sequence ATGAGCGACCACTCCGCGCAGAACGACATCGACGACTTCTTCTCGACCGACCGCGTCGCCGGTCGTGAGGGCGCCGTCGAGCTCAGTGCGAAGAGCTACCGGGAGCACCTCATCGGTCTCGACGACCCGATGCTCGCAGACGTGCGCGGCATGGACTACGAGCAGTTCACCTCCGACCGTTACCGGGCGCCGTTCCTGCGCGAGCTGCTGGAGTACTGGAAGGGTCTGTACGACGAGCCGTTCGTGGGCATCACGACCGACGGCGAGCGCCGGGAGGGTCTGTACGCGCTTCCGGCGAGCGCCGACTCCGACACGGCGCCCGCGGACGCGGCATCCGCACTGCTGGATCTGCTCACGCCGGGACAGCGGGCGAAGCTCTGCTACCCGGTCGACGCCGCGGAGTGGCGTGGCTGGAGCAACCCGGAGTTCGTCTTCTTCCGGATCGGGCTCCGTCTCGAGGAGCAGAGCGACGAGGTCGTGCGCGCCGCGCTCGGCCTCGTCCGGGCGTCCCTGAGTCCTGCGGGCTACGAGCGCGTCACCGAGGCCATGGCGCTGAACGGCTACCTCGGCGAACTCGTCGACCTGCCGACGATCATGAACGACCGCAGCTACTGGTTCGCGTTGTACGGCACGCCGTCCTCCGGCGAGCCGTGGGGCTGGCAGCTGTTCGGGCACCACGTCGCCGTCCACTTCGTCTCGGTCGGCGGGCGGCACGTCATCGCGCCGGTGTTCCTCGGCGCTGAGCCCGCGCTGTCCGACGGTGAGCGGCCGCCGCTGTTCGAGGAGCGCGAGCAGCTCGCGATCGGTCTGGCACAGAGCCTGGATGCCGCACAGCGCCGTCATGCGGTCGTCTACCGATCCGTGCTGGATCCAGCCATGCCCGAGGGGCGGCTGCATCCGGCTGACGAACGGCATGTCGCCGGCGCGTTCCGCGACAACCGGATCATCCCCTATGAGGGGATTGCCGCATCGGAGCTCGGGGACGAGCAGTGGGCGGCGCTGCGCGCGATCGCAGAGGACTTCCTGCTGCTGCTGAAGGAGGGTCAGCGTGAGCTCGCGCTCGCCGAGTTCGATGCGCACCGCGAGGAGACCCACTTCAGCTGGTACGGCGCCACCGATGGCACGCAGCCGTTCTACTTCCGCATCCACAGTCCGGTGATCCTCGCCGAACTCGACCATCACGCCGGCGTCTGGCTGAACAACCGGCTGCCGGCCCGATTCCACGTCCACACCACGCTGCGCATGCCCAACGGCAACGATTATGGGCGTGCGCTGCGTGATCAATGGAAGATCGCACACGATCGACCTGGCCTTTAG